From Actinopolyspora lacussalsi, a single genomic window includes:
- a CDS encoding putative phosphosugar-binding protein (product_source=COG4821; cath_funfam=3.40.50.10490; cog=COG4821; pfam=PF13580; superfamily=53697), whose translation MTDGSHARKHAERSLQDLDRAAEHNRAALGEAAKTLIDCVEADGLVFTAGAGHSLAGVLESFYRAGGLAAVRPLYHPDLLPLHGAATSTATERREGLAEDVLRESGLRGGTDVLVVFSNSGINPYPVELAATARREGSQVIAVTSPAAAAGAPRRTEEGTLADQATVVLDTMVPAGDITHPEQRPATAPGSSLANVFLWNLLMVETYERAGEVGISLPWWRSSNVPGGDEANAERLEHYGKRVPRLR comes from the coding sequence ATGACGGACGGTTCGCACGCACGCAAGCACGCCGAACGGAGCCTGCAGGACCTGGATCGAGCGGCCGAGCACAACAGGGCCGCACTGGGTGAGGCGGCGAAAACGCTGATCGACTGCGTCGAGGCAGACGGTCTCGTGTTCACCGCGGGTGCGGGGCACTCCCTCGCCGGTGTACTGGAAAGCTTCTACCGGGCAGGAGGGCTGGCCGCGGTTCGCCCGCTGTACCACCCCGATCTGCTCCCGCTGCACGGCGCGGCGACCAGCACGGCCACCGAACGGCGCGAGGGACTCGCCGAAGACGTGCTCCGGGAATCGGGGCTGCGCGGCGGTACCGATGTGCTCGTGGTGTTTTCCAACTCGGGGATCAATCCCTATCCGGTGGAACTGGCGGCCACGGCACGCCGCGAGGGGTCACAGGTCATCGCGGTGACCTCACCCGCCGCGGCGGCGGGAGCCCCGCGCCGCACGGAGGAGGGCACGCTGGCGGATCAGGCCACGGTCGTGCTGGACACCATGGTGCCGGCGGGCGACATCACACACCCCGAACAGCGACCGGCTACGGCACCGGGGTCGTCACTGGCCAACGTATTCCTGTGGAATCTGCTCATGGTCGAGACGTACGAACGTGCCGGTGAGGTCGGCATCTCGCTGCCGTGGTGGCGCAGTTCCAACGTTCCCGGCGGTGACGAGGCCAACGCCGAGCGGCTGGAGCACTACGGCAAGCGCGTACCGCGGCTGCGCTGA
- a CDS encoding uridine kinase (product_source=COG0572; cog=COG0572; superfamily=52540) produces MRVRSTSRELLAVELSEVLHEGTGQPWCRVALDGHPLTGTNELADSLAEQLRLRGRHVVRVRLWDYVRPASLRLERGREDPDSFRFDWFDFGALTREVLAPLRPAGSGLVLPTLWDAELDRSPRMERVRLTEGGVVVVDGPFLLGGGLETDFAVHLWMSEKVLLRRVAAENEWQLPAFDDYQREIRPDLLADRLVRMDRPERPAIVDSLS; encoded by the coding sequence ATGCGGGTACGTTCCACCAGCCGGGAGCTGTTGGCCGTCGAGCTGAGCGAGGTGCTGCACGAGGGCACCGGACAACCGTGGTGCAGGGTGGCACTCGACGGACATCCCCTCACCGGCACGAATGAGCTGGCCGATTCGCTCGCCGAACAGCTGCGGCTGCGGGGGAGGCACGTAGTGCGGGTACGCCTATGGGACTACGTCCGCCCGGCCTCGCTTCGGCTGGAGCGGGGGCGCGAGGACCCGGACTCCTTCCGGTTCGACTGGTTCGACTTCGGCGCCCTGACGAGGGAGGTCCTCGCGCCGTTGCGGCCGGCAGGCAGCGGTCTCGTACTTCCGACACTGTGGGATGCGGAACTGGACCGTTCCCCGCGCATGGAACGCGTGCGCCTCACCGAGGGCGGTGTGGTGGTCGTCGACGGCCCGTTCCTGCTCGGCGGCGGGCTCGAAACGGATTTCGCGGTACACCTGTGGATGTCCGAGAAGGTACTGCTGCGACGGGTCGCCGCGGAGAACGAGTGGCAGCTGCCCGCCTTCGACGACTACCAGCGGGAGATCCGCCCCGACCTGCTGGCAGACCGACTGGTCCGGATGGACCGTCCGGAACGTCCCGCGATAGTGGACTCGTTGAGCTGA
- a CDS encoding D-amino peptidase (product_source=KO:K16203; cath_funfam=3.30.1360.130,3.40.50.10780; cog=COG2362; ko=KO:K16203; pfam=PF04951; superfamily=63992) has protein sequence MRILISADMEGATGVTGTDDVVAGTEAWQRFRELFTGDVNACVAGLVAGGANATLVNEAHSIQRHLLLERLDTRARMLTGRHKPLSMMEGIDSGVDGVVFLGYHTGAGADGVLSHTYMENGLLGVWLDGAHASEGRLNAALAAEYGVPVLLITGDDLTCSDARDYTPGSHTVAVKECVSRYAAVCSPPERTASDISSAAELSMRQAGRGTPRTSTHRIELEFTGTHLADAVELIPTVERTGARAVEFEAADMTTAMKTFKVITTVASRAVQELYG, from the coding sequence GTGCGGATCCTGATCTCTGCGGACATGGAAGGCGCCACCGGTGTCACCGGTACGGACGACGTGGTGGCGGGCACCGAAGCCTGGCAACGGTTCCGAGAACTGTTCACCGGCGACGTCAACGCCTGCGTGGCCGGGCTCGTGGCCGGTGGCGCGAACGCGACGCTGGTCAACGAGGCGCACTCGATCCAACGGCACCTGCTGCTGGAGCGACTCGACACGCGTGCGCGCATGCTGACCGGACGCCACAAACCACTGTCGATGATGGAAGGTATCGACTCGGGCGTGGACGGAGTGGTGTTCCTCGGCTACCACACCGGCGCGGGTGCCGACGGCGTCCTGTCACACACCTACATGGAGAACGGACTGCTCGGGGTGTGGCTGGACGGCGCGCACGCGAGCGAGGGCAGGCTCAACGCGGCGCTGGCCGCCGAGTACGGGGTACCGGTACTGCTGATCACCGGTGATGATCTGACCTGCTCGGACGCGCGGGACTACACCCCGGGCAGCCACACGGTCGCGGTCAAGGAGTGCGTGAGCAGGTACGCCGCGGTCTGCTCGCCGCCGGAACGCACCGCATCCGACATCAGCTCCGCCGCCGAGCTGTCCATGCGGCAGGCGGGACGCGGCACCCCGAGAACCTCGACCCACCGGATCGAACTCGAGTTCACCGGTACGCACCTCGCCGATGCCGTCGAACTGATTCCCACGGTGGAACGAACCGGCGCTCGTGCGGTGGAGTTCGAGGCAGCCGACATGACCACGGCGATGAAAACGTTCAAGGTGATCACGACCGTGGCCTCCCGAGCCGTGCAGGAGCTCTACGGCTGA
- a CDS encoding peptide/nickel transport system substrate-binding protein (product_source=KO:K02035; cath_funfam=3.10.105.10,3.40.190.10; cog=COG0747; ko=KO:K02035; pfam=PF00496; superfamily=53850; transmembrane_helix_parts=Inside_1_12,TMhelix_13_30,Outside_31_577,TMhelix_578_600,Inside_601_611): protein MRSSGARRAAPRALLLILTLLLAALVPALGKHEPATAADSPNGGGVTLRVGIQQEFDSLNPFLGFSLASTDVFRLIYPTLTTYSAEDFSVVPELATDWKSSEDKLTWTFHIRQGVNWSDGRPVTAHDVAYTFKRMMNDPAAATANGNYVDNFSSVSAPDDRTVVIRTESPQATMRSIAAPIVPRHVWSRIDNVAEFANQRMPVVGSGPFVATEYRPQQYLTLRANEDFWRGAPTIDRLRFVNFENSDAAVQALRKGDIDVVRDLTPTQFDALRGTDDIHRVRGKGRRFFEIVLNPGAANSAGDPIGTGHPALRDARVRRAIDRAIDRERLVERVLGGYGTVGAGYLPPIFEDYYWTPPPETRRPFSIEAANRALNEAGYPRGPDGVRRGPSGRALDFEFVLHGDSPTDALVGKFVKEWLSRLGIRVRPQPVSDNQVNQRTTAGDFDMVVSGWSVNPDPDYVLRLQTCGARPKPGGGGLPDSFLCDRRYDELYARQLAEFDHSKRVDLIREAQHRFHRMATGLILFYPNTLEAYRSDRFEGFESQPSEDGVITAQQGYWGYYGARPTEQARTASGGAGYRSAAFVVVGVLLLGAIVVASVAARRRHTAEHRE, encoded by the coding sequence GTGAGATCTTCAGGGGCTCGGAGAGCGGCCCCACGCGCCCTGCTGCTGATCCTCACGCTGCTTCTCGCGGCGCTGGTGCCCGCCCTCGGGAAGCACGAGCCCGCTACCGCCGCTGATTCCCCGAACGGGGGAGGGGTCACCCTTCGGGTCGGTATCCAGCAGGAATTCGACTCGCTCAACCCGTTCCTCGGGTTCAGCCTCGCTTCGACCGACGTGTTCCGGTTGATCTACCCCACACTGACCACCTACAGCGCCGAGGACTTCTCGGTCGTACCGGAACTCGCCACCGACTGGAAGTCCTCCGAGGACAAGCTCACCTGGACGTTCCACATCAGGCAGGGAGTGAACTGGTCCGACGGAAGGCCCGTGACCGCCCACGACGTGGCCTACACCTTCAAGCGGATGATGAACGACCCCGCCGCGGCCACGGCCAACGGCAACTACGTGGACAACTTCAGCTCGGTGAGCGCTCCCGACGATCGCACCGTGGTGATCCGCACCGAGAGCCCACAGGCCACCATGCGCTCCATCGCCGCGCCGATAGTCCCCCGCCACGTCTGGTCGAGGATCGACAACGTGGCCGAGTTCGCCAACCAGCGGATGCCCGTCGTGGGCAGCGGTCCGTTCGTGGCCACCGAGTACCGTCCCCAGCAGTATCTGACGCTGCGCGCCAACGAGGACTTCTGGCGTGGCGCTCCCACGATCGACCGGCTGCGGTTCGTCAACTTCGAGAACAGCGACGCCGCCGTGCAGGCGCTGCGCAAGGGTGACATCGACGTGGTCCGCGATCTCACTCCCACCCAGTTCGACGCGCTGCGTGGCACCGACGACATCCACCGGGTACGCGGCAAGGGGCGGCGGTTCTTCGAGATCGTGCTCAACCCGGGTGCCGCCAACAGCGCGGGCGATCCCATCGGAACCGGACATCCCGCGTTGCGCGACGCCCGCGTACGCAGGGCCATCGATCGGGCCATCGACCGTGAACGCCTCGTCGAGCGGGTGCTCGGCGGTTACGGAACGGTCGGAGCGGGATACCTGCCCCCCATATTCGAGGACTACTACTGGACGCCTCCGCCGGAGACGAGGCGCCCGTTCTCGATCGAAGCGGCCAACCGGGCGCTGAACGAGGCGGGCTATCCCCGCGGTCCCGACGGAGTTCGCCGCGGCCCCTCCGGCAGGGCCCTGGACTTCGAGTTCGTGCTGCACGGTGATTCGCCCACCGACGCGCTGGTCGGGAAGTTCGTCAAGGAGTGGCTGTCCCGGTTGGGAATCCGGGTAAGGCCGCAACCGGTTTCGGACAACCAGGTCAACCAGCGCACCACGGCCGGTGACTTCGACATGGTGGTCAGCGGGTGGTCGGTCAATCCGGACCCGGACTACGTGCTGCGACTGCAGACCTGTGGTGCCAGGCCCAAACCAGGTGGGGGCGGTCTGCCCGACAGTTTCCTCTGCGATCGGCGTTACGACGAGCTCTACGCCCGACAGCTCGCCGAGTTCGACCACTCCAAACGGGTCGACCTGATCCGAGAGGCACAGCACCGGTTTCACCGGATGGCCACCGGGCTGATCCTGTTCTACCCCAACACGCTGGAGGCGTACCGGTCCGATCGTTTCGAGGGATTCGAGTCGCAACCGTCCGAGGACGGTGTCATCACCGCGCAACAGGGCTACTGGGGCTACTACGGAGCCCGTCCCACCGAGCAGGCCCGAACGGCCTCGGGCGGCGCCGGATACCGCTCGGCGGCCTTCGTCGTCGTCGGAGTCCTACTGCTCGGAGCGATCGTGGTCGCGTCCGTGGCGGCGCGTCGTCGACACACAGCGGAACACCGGGAATAG
- a CDS encoding peptide/nickel transport system ATP-binding protein (product_source=KO:K02031/KO:K02032; cath_funfam=3.40.50.300; cog=COG1123; ko=KO:K02031,KO:K02032; pfam=PF00005,PF08352; smart=SM00382; superfamily=52540): MNPILRMDGVSVTYGGSARPRQAVIDANLTLEPGATLGLAGESGCGKTSLALAVLRLLPRSADVDGTILLDGQDIERLTWGGLRAARWASASVVFQGAMHALNPVRTIADQIAEPIRLHSSERLSAAVSRARVVELLERVEIPARRRDAYPHELSGGQRQRVMIAMALACEPRLIIADEPTTALDVVVQSQVLSLLRRLVAERGIALLMISHDLSVLAASCRRLAVMYRGRLVEEGPAHRLASAPEHEHTRELAAAFPTIGDTASRYPGAGEPAGAAGSTRRPLLSAEGVSVEFTDRHRNRVPAVREVDLDVTGDEILALVGQSGSGKTTLARTLLGLRHPDTGVVHYDGRPIPTSGRRLRDFRGNVQLVLQDPTGALNPRHTVYEAVAEGLRVHGGATDETARVHEALEAAELRPAEEFAGRFPHELSGGQRQRVVIAGALVLCPRVLVADEPVASLDATVRGEILALLLRLRRERGVSSLVITHDLGLAWNVADRVAVMRAGAIVETGPVERVLIDPEHEYTTELLAAVPSFERSVS; the protein is encoded by the coding sequence ATGAATCCGATACTGCGTATGGACGGGGTTTCGGTCACCTATGGCGGTTCGGCGCGGCCGCGACAGGCCGTGATCGACGCGAACCTGACGTTGGAACCCGGCGCGACGCTGGGACTGGCGGGCGAGTCCGGCTGCGGCAAGACGAGCCTCGCTCTGGCGGTGCTGCGGCTGTTGCCGCGTTCGGCCGATGTCGACGGCACGATTCTGCTCGACGGTCAGGACATCGAGCGACTCACCTGGGGCGGGTTGCGCGCCGCACGGTGGGCGAGCGCATCGGTGGTGTTCCAGGGGGCCATGCACGCGCTCAATCCGGTTCGCACCATCGCCGACCAGATAGCCGAGCCGATCCGGTTGCACTCCTCCGAGCGTCTCTCGGCGGCGGTGTCGCGTGCCAGGGTGGTCGAGCTGTTGGAGCGGGTCGAGATTCCCGCTCGGCGTCGCGACGCCTATCCGCACGAGCTGTCCGGTGGACAGCGGCAGCGTGTGATGATCGCGATGGCCCTTGCCTGCGAGCCGCGCCTGATCATCGCGGACGAGCCCACGACCGCGCTGGACGTGGTGGTCCAGTCGCAGGTGCTGTCCCTGTTGCGGCGCCTGGTCGCCGAGCGCGGTATCGCGTTGTTGATGATCAGTCACGACCTCTCGGTACTGGCGGCGAGCTGTCGGCGGCTGGCGGTGATGTATCGGGGACGGCTGGTGGAGGAAGGTCCCGCTCACAGACTCGCGAGCGCTCCGGAGCACGAGCACACCCGAGAACTGGCGGCGGCGTTTCCCACGATCGGTGATACCGCTTCCCGCTATCCGGGGGCCGGTGAGCCCGCCGGGGCGGCCGGTTCCACCCGGCGACCGCTGCTGTCGGCCGAAGGGGTGAGCGTGGAGTTCACGGACCGCCACCGCAACCGGGTGCCGGCGGTGCGCGAGGTCGATCTGGACGTCACCGGTGACGAGATACTCGCGCTGGTCGGTCAGTCCGGTTCCGGGAAGACCACGCTGGCCCGCACCCTGCTCGGACTGCGGCACCCCGATACCGGGGTGGTCCACTACGACGGGCGCCCGATTCCCACTTCCGGGCGGCGACTGCGCGATTTTCGGGGCAATGTGCAGCTGGTGCTGCAGGATCCCACGGGCGCGCTGAACCCCCGCCACACCGTTTACGAGGCGGTGGCGGAGGGACTGCGGGTGCACGGCGGAGCGACCGACGAGACGGCCCGTGTGCACGAGGCGCTGGAAGCGGCCGAGCTGCGGCCCGCCGAGGAGTTCGCCGGGCGGTTCCCGCACGAGCTGTCCGGTGGGCAACGGCAACGTGTCGTCATCGCGGGTGCGTTGGTGCTGTGCCCGCGGGTGCTGGTCGCCGACGAGCCGGTCGCCTCGTTGGACGCCACGGTGCGCGGTGAGATCCTGGCGCTGCTGCTGCGGCTGCGGCGCGAGCGAGGTGTGTCCAGCCTGGTCATCACGCACGATCTCGGGCTGGCGTGGAACGTAGCCGATCGGGTGGCGGTGATGCGGGCAGGGGCGATAGTGGAGACGGGACCGGTCGAGCGGGTCCTGATCGATCCCGAGCACGAGTACACCACCGAACTGCTCGCGGCGGTCCCCTCGTTCGAACGAAGTGTTTCCTGA
- a CDS encoding enoyl-CoA hydratase/carnithine racemase (product_source=COG1024; cath_funfam=3.90.226.10; cog=COG1024; pfam=PF00378; superfamily=52096), which translates to MTESAIDPGVLDRGHVRLMLRGSRATIVLDRPDQLNAQTPDTWKALREIGQNLAPEVRVVVVRGEGRAFSAGLDRRLFESEQVDGAPGLLSLASSPVEQGDADIAAFQQGFSWLRDPERVTIAAVRGHAIGAGFQLALACDMRVLATDAKLRMAETSLGLVPDLGGTLPLVRAVGYSRAVEMCLTGREVDADEASRVGLANSVVEPERLEDATDQLVEAITRSPTGAVRETLALLSQAEEAEDPEQQFAAERAAQLRRLRELMGGSGGE; encoded by the coding sequence TTGACGGAATCGGCAATTGATCCCGGTGTACTGGATCGTGGGCACGTTCGACTGATGTTGCGCGGTTCCCGCGCGACGATCGTTCTCGATCGACCGGATCAACTCAACGCGCAGACGCCGGACACGTGGAAGGCGTTGCGCGAAATCGGACAGAACCTCGCACCCGAGGTGCGCGTCGTCGTTGTCCGGGGGGAGGGGAGGGCGTTCTCCGCCGGGTTGGATCGGCGACTGTTCGAATCCGAACAGGTCGACGGTGCGCCCGGGCTGTTGTCGCTGGCCTCCAGCCCGGTAGAGCAGGGCGACGCCGACATAGCCGCGTTCCAACAGGGATTCAGTTGGTTGCGTGATCCCGAACGGGTGACGATCGCGGCGGTTCGGGGCCACGCCATCGGCGCGGGTTTCCAACTGGCACTGGCCTGTGACATGCGTGTGCTGGCCACCGACGCCAAGTTGCGCATGGCCGAGACCAGTCTCGGTCTGGTTCCCGACCTCGGGGGGACGTTGCCGCTGGTTCGGGCCGTCGGTTACTCCAGAGCCGTCGAGATGTGCCTGACCGGGCGGGAAGTGGACGCCGATGAGGCCTCCCGGGTCGGGTTGGCCAACTCGGTGGTCGAACCCGAGCGGCTGGAGGACGCTACCGATCAGCTCGTCGAGGCGATCACCCGATCGCCCACCGGGGCGGTACGCGAGACTCTCGCGCTGTTGTCCCAGGCGGAGGAGGCCGAGGATCCCGAGCAGCAGTTCGCCGCGGAACGAGCGGCCCAGCTGCGCAGGCTGCGGGAGCTGATGGGTGGTTCCGGCGGCGAGTAG
- a CDS encoding hypothetical protein (product_source=Hypo-rule applied; pfam=PF14430): protein MTDVPLDHVDKLLETTESVYADLNRVMEHPYWADLVFHQGAALRALREARAELDAFRAEAVGARNTELGITVATGVIGDEREYAERDERKRELVEKLLRPPRQGRACQLYVWDRPYENEEEPGPYSGIRVVTSADDEMGVLNYTEEDEEGQLSSWQTRSGDPDPQAPVLRFDLGSPLAFPADSVLGFAELRAALDEFVRTGARPESVHWQQARWGR, encoded by the coding sequence TTGACGGATGTGCCGTTGGACCACGTGGACAAGCTGCTCGAGACCACCGAGTCCGTCTACGCGGACCTCAACAGGGTGATGGAACATCCGTACTGGGCGGATCTGGTGTTCCACCAGGGGGCCGCGCTGCGGGCACTGCGAGAGGCCCGGGCCGAGCTCGACGCCTTCCGTGCCGAAGCCGTCGGAGCGCGCAACACCGAACTCGGGATCACGGTCGCCACCGGTGTGATCGGTGACGAACGGGAGTACGCCGAACGCGACGAGCGCAAGCGTGAACTGGTGGAGAAGTTGCTTCGTCCGCCGCGACAGGGCCGAGCCTGCCAGCTCTACGTCTGGGACCGTCCGTACGAGAACGAGGAGGAGCCCGGCCCCTACAGCGGGATTCGGGTCGTGACCTCGGCCGACGACGAGATGGGAGTGCTCAACTACACCGAGGAGGACGAGGAGGGGCAGCTCTCCTCCTGGCAGACCCGTAGCGGTGATCCCGATCCACAGGCCCCCGTGCTGCGTTTCGACCTCGGTAGCCCGCTGGCCTTTCCCGCCGACTCGGTGCTGGGGTTCGCCGAGCTCCGCGCGGCGCTGGACGAGTTCGTCCGCACCGGTGCCCGTCCCGAGTCGGTCCACTGGCAACAGGCCCGCTGGGGACGGTAG
- a CDS encoding putative transcriptional regulator (product_source=COG4190; cog=COG4190): protein MVDLKKGARITGSARDKLASDLKKKYEKGASIRSLAEATGRSYGFVHRVLVESGVQLRGRGGATRSKKK, encoded by the coding sequence GTGGTTGACCTGAAGAAGGGTGCGCGAATCACCGGAAGCGCACGAGACAAACTGGCCAGTGACCTCAAGAAGAAGTACGAGAAGGGGGCGAGCATTCGTTCCCTGGCGGAGGCGACCGGTCGTTCATACGGTTTCGTGCACCGCGTACTGGTCGAGTCCGGAGTGCAATTGCGGGGGCGCGGTGGTGCGACCCGCTCCAAGAAGAAATAG
- a CDS encoding peptide/nickel transport system permease protein (product_source=KO:K02034; cath_funfam=1.10.3720.10; cog=COG1173; ko=KO:K02034; pfam=PF00528; superfamily=161098; transmembrane_helix_parts=Outside_1_29,TMhelix_30_52,Inside_53_97,TMhelix_98_120,Outside_121_134,TMhelix_135_157,Inside_158_205,TMhelix_206_228,Outside_229_259,TMhelix_260_282,Inside_283_300) produces MSAPPNLTGVTGRRLAALAEGWRVYRADRGGLFGLAVLLVVVGLALLAPVLTRSDELDVTRVRGEPLRPPSATNWLGTDESGRSVLLLTWWGARMSLLVGLSAAVLSMVIGTVVGLLAAHFGGWVSTLLLRVTDFFLVLPALVLAIALSTVLSRGVFTIVLAIGVTSWPQTARLVRAQTLTVETRPYIERARALGGGHRHLLGKHVLPAVLPLVFATTTLTVASAIIAESTLSFLGLGDPSMISWGSMLKSAMDTGAVTAGAWWYLLPPGLGIAIVVLSFTLCGRALETVLNPKLRGTRR; encoded by the coding sequence GTGAGCGCCCCGCCGAACCTCACCGGAGTGACGGGGCGGCGGCTAGCCGCCCTGGCCGAGGGATGGCGTGTCTACCGCGCCGATCGGGGCGGGCTGTTCGGCCTGGCAGTGCTGCTGGTGGTCGTGGGGCTGGCTCTGCTGGCGCCGGTGCTCACCCGGTCCGACGAGCTCGACGTCACCAGGGTGCGGGGGGAGCCGCTGCGACCACCGAGCGCGACGAACTGGTTGGGAACCGACGAGTCGGGGCGTTCGGTGCTGCTGCTGACCTGGTGGGGAGCCCGCATGTCGTTGCTGGTCGGGTTGTCCGCGGCGGTGCTGTCGATGGTGATCGGAACAGTGGTGGGGTTGCTGGCCGCCCACTTCGGTGGTTGGGTCTCCACCCTGCTGCTGCGGGTGACCGATTTCTTCCTGGTGCTGCCCGCGCTGGTGCTGGCCATAGCCCTGTCCACCGTGCTGTCGAGAGGCGTGTTCACCATCGTGCTCGCCATCGGGGTGACATCCTGGCCGCAGACAGCCCGGCTGGTGCGGGCACAGACGCTCACGGTGGAAACGCGTCCCTACATCGAGCGAGCCAGAGCACTCGGCGGGGGGCATCGGCATCTGCTCGGAAAGCACGTGCTGCCCGCTGTGCTGCCGCTGGTGTTCGCCACCACCACGCTCACCGTGGCCAGCGCGATCATCGCCGAGTCGACGCTCTCCTTTCTCGGGCTGGGGGATCCGTCCATGATCTCGTGGGGATCGATGCTCAAATCCGCCATGGACACCGGAGCCGTGACGGCGGGTGCCTGGTGGTACCTGCTACCGCCCGGTCTGGGCATCGCGATCGTGGTGCTGAGCTTCACGTTGTGCGGCCGTGCGCTGGAAACCGTGCTGAATCCGAAATTGCGGGGAACACGCCGATGA
- a CDS encoding peptide/nickel transport system permease protein (product_source=KO:K02033; cath_funfam=1.10.3720.10; cog=COG0601; ko=KO:K02033; pfam=PF00528; superfamily=161041,161098; transmembrane_helix_parts=Inside_1_27,TMhelix_28_50,Outside_51_114,TMhelix_115_137,Inside_138_157,TMhelix_158_180,Outside_181_199,TMhelix_200_222,Inside_223_264,TMhelix_265_287,Outside_288_310,TMhelix_311_333,Inside_334_344) codes for MTDTRDELETRGPASGPPPLLRFVAAKVGGGVVSLFLVAVLGFFLFRVLPGDPARTMTRSTPVSAEQLAALRHRFGLDQPLYLQFRDFLLNLLHGDLGTSYIYNRPVAELIVERIGPTVLLVGTATVLAVLVGLWMGTRAAWRQGGVVDRWFTSVGLTLWSVPTFWLGLLLLMAFGVGVGPLPGLFPVAGMSSPDVPAGVVARVLDVAHHLVLPCVTLVAVIYAQFMMVMRTSLLEEMGAEYLTTARAKGLREDLVRRRHAVPNALLPTVTLIFLHLGLVVAGAITVETVFSWPGLGLLTYEALRVPDLPLLQGTFIVLAGSVIVMNVLAELIYRFLDPRVRDS; via the coding sequence ATGACGGACACTCGTGACGAACTCGAGACCCGCGGCCCCGCGAGCGGGCCGCCACCACTGCTGCGGTTCGTGGCCGCGAAGGTCGGCGGGGGCGTGGTGAGCCTGTTCCTGGTGGCAGTGCTCGGTTTCTTCCTGTTCCGGGTGCTGCCGGGCGATCCGGCGCGCACCATGACCAGATCCACACCGGTCAGCGCCGAACAGCTGGCCGCGCTGCGACACCGGTTCGGCCTGGACCAGCCGTTGTACCTGCAGTTCCGCGACTTCCTGCTGAACCTGCTGCACGGCGACCTGGGGACGTCCTACATCTACAATCGCCCCGTAGCGGAACTGATCGTCGAACGGATCGGTCCCACCGTGCTGCTGGTGGGCACCGCCACCGTGCTGGCGGTGCTGGTCGGGCTCTGGATGGGAACCCGTGCCGCCTGGCGGCAGGGCGGTGTGGTGGACCGGTGGTTCACCTCGGTGGGGTTGACGTTGTGGTCGGTCCCCACCTTCTGGCTCGGACTGCTGCTGCTGATGGCCTTCGGGGTCGGCGTCGGTCCGCTTCCCGGGTTGTTTCCCGTGGCCGGCATGTCCTCTCCCGACGTTCCGGCGGGCGTGGTCGCCCGGGTGCTGGACGTGGCCCACCACCTGGTGCTGCCGTGCGTGACGCTCGTGGCGGTGATCTACGCGCAGTTCATGATGGTCATGCGCACCTCGCTGCTCGAGGAGATGGGGGCCGAGTACCTGACCACCGCCCGCGCCAAGGGGCTGCGCGAGGATCTGGTGCGGCGCAGGCACGCCGTGCCGAACGCTCTGCTTCCCACCGTGACGCTGATCTTTCTGCACCTCGGGCTGGTGGTTGCCGGGGCGATCACTGTGGAGACCGTCTTCTCCTGGCCCGGACTGGGATTGCTGACCTACGAGGCGCTGCGGGTGCCCGATCTGCCGTTGTTGCAGGGAACGTTCATTGTGCTGGCAGGGAGCGTGATCGTGATGAACGTGCTGGCCGAGCTGATCTACCGATTCCTCGACCCGAGGGTGCGTGACTCGTGA